A region from the Campylobacter blaseri genome encodes:
- a CDS encoding TIGR00730 family Rossman fold protein produces MKYEIMLKDIDLIEEKLNFNKERCITFFGSARFSSDNKYSQSAYKLAKKLADKKFTIITGGGGGIMEAANKGAFEAGHGKSIGINAILPNEQEVNQYVNNGMVFSTMALRKVALTKNSESFVIFPGGYGTLDELFEIFVLVQSHKIKAKIFLFGTEFWTSLIDFLKTSLLENETIKEEELEIFKLSDDIEYIYEEIIKD; encoded by the coding sequence ATGAAATATGAAATTATGTTAAAAGATATTGATTTAATTGAAGAGAAATTGAATTTTAATAAGGAAAGATGTATTACCTTTTTTGGTTCAGCTAGGTTTAGTAGCGATAATAAGTATTCTCAATCTGCTTACAAGCTTGCTAAAAAATTAGCAGATAAAAAATTCACTATTATAACTGGCGGTGGCGGTGGGATAATGGAGGCTGCAAATAAAGGAGCATTTGAGGCAGGACATGGAAAAAGTATAGGTATTAATGCTATTTTGCCAAACGAACAAGAGGTTAATCAGTATGTAAATAATGGAATGGTTTTTTCTACAATGGCATTAAGAAAAGTTGCATTAACTAAAAATTCAGAATCTTTTGTAATATTTCCAGGCGGGTATGGAACACTTGATGAGCTTTTTGAAATTTTTGTTCTTGTACAAAGTCATAAAATAAAAGCTAAAATTTTTCTATTTGGAACTGAGTTTTGGACTTCGCTAATAGACTTTTTAAAAACTTCACTCCTTGAAAATGAAACTATCAAAGAAGAGGAGCTAGAGATATTTAAATTAAGCGATGACATAGAATATATATATGAAGAAATTATAAAAGATTAA
- a CDS encoding oligosaccharide flippase family protein, translated as MYFKNLFNNLSTYLFIDIFNKLIPFIMIAILTRYLSPQDYGYISIFSVLVGIFSIFIGFSVVGIINTNFSKMQKEELSNFIANCILILFFSFIFVFIFVFIFKDFIYSKFDLNYTWQVLAIFTSFFGFFTTINLNLWMMEQKPKKYGIYQILNAVVMFITIILMVVVFKLKWQGQIIAIFLTSFVFGLISIVLIYRRDYFKFNINLEYIKEALNFGIPLMPHAIAGFIITSADRLIIKDILGANEVGIYATAYQFGMIMNLITASFNKAYIPELFKTLSTNPSINEKIKMVKFSYLCFFIFILLGVISGLFLGLFMKFYVGNDFIVASKYVIYFTIAFSFSGMYLVVTNYIFYVKKTKGLAAITFISSLLHLVFLYVFVGKFGLFGAVYSLVITNFIIFIFTWIYSNKVYPMPWNLLKYKKRAL; from the coding sequence ATGTATTTTAAAAATTTATTTAATAACTTATCAACCTATTTGTTTATTGATATTTTTAATAAGCTTATTCCATTTATAATGATAGCTATACTTACTAGATACCTATCACCACAAGATTATGGTTATATATCTATATTTAGTGTTTTAGTTGGTATTTTTAGTATTTTTATAGGGTTTAGCGTTGTCGGTATTATAAATACAAATTTTTCAAAAATGCAAAAAGAAGAGCTATCTAATTTTATTGCAAATTGTATTTTAATACTATTTTTTTCCTTTATTTTCGTATTTATTTTCGTATTTATTTTTAAGGATTTTATATATAGTAAGTTTGACCTTAATTATACTTGGCAAGTTTTAGCTATTTTTACATCCTTTTTTGGATTTTTTACAACTATAAATTTAAATCTTTGGATGATGGAACAAAAACCTAAAAAATATGGAATTTATCAAATCTTAAATGCTGTAGTCATGTTTATAACTATTATTCTAATGGTTGTTGTTTTTAAATTAAAATGGCAGGGACAAATTATAGCTATATTTCTTACATCATTTGTTTTTGGATTAATAAGTATAGTGCTAATATACAGAAGGGACTATTTTAAATTTAATATTAACTTAGAATATATAAAAGAGGCTTTAAATTTTGGTATTCCGCTTATGCCACATGCTATTGCTGGATTTATTATAACTAGTGCTGATAGGTTGATTATAAAAGATATTCTTGGAGCTAATGAGGTCGGAATTTATGCAACTGCTTATCAATTTGGTATGATTATGAATTTAATAACTGCATCTTTTAATAAAGCATATATTCCAGAGCTTTTTAAGACTTTATCAACAAATCCATCTATAAATGAAAAGATAAAAATGGTAAAGTTTTCATATTTATGCTTTTTTATTTTTATTTTATTAGGCGTTATTAGTGGGCTGTTTTTAGGCTTATTTATGAAATTTTATGTTGGAAATGATTTTATCGTTGCTTCAAAATATGTTATTTATTTTACTATTGCATTTAGTTTTAGTGGAATGTATTTAGTTGTGACTAATTATATTTTTTATGTTAAAAAAACTAAAGGTCTTGCCGCGATAACATTTATATCATCATTGTTGCATTTAGTTTTTTTATATGTTTTTGTTGGAAAATTTGGACTTTTTGGCGCTGTTTATTCTTTAGTTATTACTAATTTTATTATTTTTATATTTACTTGGATATATTCAAATAAAGTCTATCCTATGCCTTGGAATTTATTAAAATACAAAAAGCGAGCCTTATGA
- a CDS encoding HsdM family class I SAM-dependent methyltransferase, with product MAKKETRTDFWVYELLKDAGIEDKLTPQGSDISQIDNALKTASKRGTGKVGFPEYIGIVKDFVIVIEDKASVDKHIARDEKNLIAEDVKSITDCAVNGALFYGKHIIKNTNYKKVIALGISGDKKIHKISPLFIDERCSYEELPELETLISFSEDNILEYYTREILKEKTDIEKQTVEILKEAQILHEDIRNYGNIEDKNKPLIVSGILLALKEIEHGFLLDNLTGDQITTDGQKIYSQIENNLRRANVSPDVKRDKLLSQFSIIRDNTKINEINPTLGKTPIKYFAEFLYESIYKSIRFNSSSEDFLGRFYGEFMSYSGGDGQSLGIVLTPKHITELFCDLLDLKPDDKVIDPCCGTAGFLIAAMHNMINKTNDKSQQNNIRKNQLFGIEEQSYMFTIATTNMILRGDGKSNLENKDFLAQNPSKLQLQGCNVGMMNPPYSMGSKANPTLYEINFTKHLLESVTIDGKVAVIVPQSTFTGKTKDEQTIKEEILKKHTLEGVITLNKNTFYGVGTNPCIAVFIAGIPHSKDKRCKFINFENDGFEVSKHIGLIETPSAKDKKQHLLDVWFDEIEAPTKFCVKTTIEPSDEWLHSFYYFNDEIPSDEDFRKTIADYITFEVNMITHGRGYLFGIDNGVENEK from the coding sequence ATGGCTAAAAAAGAAACAAGAACTGATTTTTGGGTTTATGAATTATTAAAAGATGCTGGTATAGAAGATAAATTGACTCCACAAGGCAGTGATATATCGCAGATAGATAATGCACTAAAAACAGCTTCAAAAAGAGGTACTGGTAAAGTCGGGTTTCCTGAATATATAGGTATCGTAAAAGATTTTGTGATAGTTATAGAAGATAAAGCGAGTGTAGATAAACATATAGCAAGAGATGAAAAAAATTTAATTGCGGAAGATGTTAAAAGTATTACAGATTGTGCTGTAAATGGTGCTTTGTTTTATGGTAAACATATTATTAAAAATACAAATTACAAAAAAGTTATAGCATTAGGAATAAGTGGTGATAAGAAAATTCATAAAATATCACCGCTTTTTATTGATGAAAGATGTAGTTATGAAGAGTTGCCAGAACTTGAAACTCTTATCTCTTTTAGCGAAGATAATATTTTAGAATACTACACAAGAGAAATTTTAAAAGAAAAAACAGATATAGAAAAACAAACTGTAGAGATTTTAAAAGAAGCACAAATTTTACATGAAGATATAAGAAATTATGGGAATATAGAGGATAAAAACAAGCCTTTAATAGTTTCAGGCATTTTATTGGCACTTAAAGAGATAGAGCATGGTTTTTTACTTGATAATTTAACAGGTGATCAAATTACAACTGATGGACAAAAAATATATAGTCAAATAGAAAATAATTTAAGGCGTGCAAATGTTTCTCCTGATGTTAAAAGAGATAAGCTACTTAGTCAATTTTCAATCATAAGAGATAATACAAAAATAAACGAAATAAACCCAACTCTTGGAAAAACTCCAATTAAGTATTTTGCAGAGTTTTTATATGAAAGTATATATAAAAGCATAAGATTTAACTCATCTTCCGAGGATTTTTTAGGTCGTTTTTACGGTGAGTTTATGAGTTATAGTGGTGGTGATGGGCAAAGCCTAGGTATAGTTTTAACGCCAAAGCATATAACTGAGCTTTTTTGTGATTTATTAGATTTAAAGCCGGATGATAAAGTAATTGATCCTTGTTGTGGAACAGCGGGGTTTTTGATTGCGGCTATGCATAATATGATTAATAAAACAAATGATAAAAGTCAACAAAACAACATCAGAAAAAATCAATTATTTGGAATAGAAGAACAAAGTTATATGTTCACTATCGCAACTACAAATATGATACTTAGAGGAGATGGTAAAAGCAATCTTGAAAATAAGGATTTTTTAGCACAAAATCCGTCTAAACTACAATTGCAAGGCTGCAATGTTGGTATGATGAATCCACCTTATTCTATGGGGTCAAAGGCAAATCCAACATTATATGAAATTAATTTTACGAAACACTTATTAGAAAGTGTAACTATAGATGGCAAAGTTGCAGTAATTGTTCCGCAATCAACATTTACAGGAAAAACAAAAGATGAGCAAACAATAAAAGAAGAAATTTTAAAAAAACATACTTTAGAGGGTGTAATTACTTTAAATAAAAATACTTTTTATGGAGTTGGAACAAATCCTTGTATAGCAGTATTTATAGCAGGTATTCCACATTCTAAAGATAAGAGATGTAAGTTTATAAATTTTGAAAATGATGGATTTGAAGTTTCAAAACATATAGGGCTTATTGAAACTCCAAGTGCTAAAGATAAAAAGCAACATTTGTTAGATGTTTGGTTTGATGAGATAGAAGCTCCAACTAAATTTTGTGTTAAAACTACTATTGAGCCAAGCGATGAGTGGTTACACTCTTTTTATTATTTTAATGATGAAATTCCAAGCGATGAGGATTTTAGAAAGACAATTGCTGATTATATTACTTTTGAGGTAAATATGATAACTCACGGCAGAGGATATTTATTTGGCATTGATAATGGGGTAGAAAATGAAAAATAA
- the neuC gene encoding UDP-N-acetylglucosamine 2-epimerase — protein sequence MNKKKIVFLSGTRADFGKIKSLIKILENSEFESYIFVTGMHMLSKYGYTINEIYKSKFKNIFPFINCGDGMDIILSNTINGFSKYIKEIKPDMIVVHGDRVEAVAGAMVGALNNILVAHIEGGEISGTIDELIRHSVSKISHIHLVSNEEAKNRLIQMGEKNSSIFNIGSPDIDLMSSPNLPSIKLAKEYYGISFEKYAIALFHPVTTELKILPKQVKIFCNSLIKSDLNYIVIYPNNDVGSDIILNEYDRFKNNAKFKIFPSIRFEYFLTLLKNSQFIIGNSSAGIREAPYYKIPTINLGTRQNNRSKDIKNIDFKEEEIIKTINIALQEDSAEYCVDFGNGNSAIKFLEILRNSKVWNTPLQKIFVDIV from the coding sequence ATGAATAAAAAAAAGATAGTATTTTTAAGTGGAACTAGGGCTGATTTTGGGAAGATAAAATCTCTAATAAAAATATTAGAAAATAGCGAATTTGAGAGTTACATTTTTGTAACTGGTATGCATATGCTTTCAAAGTATGGATATACAATAAATGAAATTTATAAATCTAAATTTAAAAATATATTTCCTTTTATAAACTGTGGTGATGGCATGGATATTATTTTATCAAATACCATAAATGGATTTTCTAAATATATAAAAGAGATAAAGCCAGATATGATTGTAGTTCATGGTGATAGAGTTGAAGCTGTGGCTGGAGCTATGGTTGGAGCGTTAAATAATATTTTAGTAGCACATATTGAAGGTGGCGAAATTTCGGGAACTATTGATGAGCTCATAAGACATAGTGTATCAAAGATTTCTCATATACACTTAGTTTCAAATGAAGAGGCAAAAAATAGACTTATTCAAATGGGAGAAAAAAATAGTAGTATTTTTAATATTGGAAGTCCTGATATTGATTTAATGAGTAGTCCAAATTTGCCAAGTATAAAATTAGCAAAAGAGTATTATGGGATTAGTTTTGAAAAATATGCTATTGCTTTATTTCACCCTGTAACTACTGAGCTTAAAATTTTACCAAAGCAAGTTAAAATTTTTTGTAACAGTTTGATAAAAAGTGATTTAAATTATATTGTAATATATCCAAACAACGATGTTGGTAGTGATATTATTTTAAATGAATATGACAGATTTAAAAATAATGCTAAGTTCAAAATTTTTCCATCTATCAGATTTGAATATTTTTTAACACTGCTTAAAAATTCACAATTTATAATAGGAAATTCAAGTGCAGGGATAAGAGAAGCACCTTATTATAAAATTCCGACAATAAATCTAGGTACAAGACAAAATAATAGAAGCAAAGATATAAAAAATATAGACTTTAAAGAAGAGGAGATAATTAAAACAATAAATATAGCTTTGCAGGAAGATAGTGCTGAATATTGTGTTGATTTTGGAAATGGCAATAGTGCTATTAAATTTTTAGAAATTTTAAGAAATAGTAAAGTTTGGAATACGCCTTTGCAGAAAATTTTTGTGGATATAGTATGA
- a CDS encoding cytidylyltransferase domain-containing protein, which produces MNILSIIPARGGSKGFKGKNIFPLYNKPLIAWSIEASLKSKYITKTIVSSDDDEILEISKNYGSQIIKRPDELALDYTPSEPVITHALKTLNENFDFIVFLQPTSPLRNSSDIDSAIKMYLDKKSKSLISVKEVDNKFLKSFLLNDNKLEPINNPKFPFTRRQDLPKLYMPNGAIYIVDYRYFLENEQLFSDDCVAFVMSDEKSIDIDSYEDIIKCEKVLTR; this is translated from the coding sequence ATGAATATTTTATCAATAATACCAGCACGCGGAGGCTCGAAAGGCTTTAAAGGGAAAAATATATTTCCTTTGTACAACAAGCCATTAATAGCTTGGAGTATTGAGGCAAGTTTAAAGTCAAAATACATAACAAAAACTATTGTAAGCAGTGATGATGATGAAATTTTAGAAATATCTAAAAATTATGGTTCACAAATCATTAAAAGACCGGATGAATTGGCTCTTGATTATACTCCTAGTGAACCAGTTATTACACATGCTTTGAAAACCTTAAATGAAAATTTTGATTTTATTGTATTTTTACAACCAACTTCTCCACTTAGAAATTCAAGTGATATAGATAGTGCAATCAAGATGTATTTGGATAAAAAATCTAAATCTTTAATTAGTGTTAAAGAGGTCGATAATAAATTTCTTAAATCATTTTTATTAAATGATAATAAATTAGAGCCGATAAACAATCCTAAATTTCCATTTACAAGAAGACAAGATTTGCCAAAATTATATATGCCAAATGGTGCAATTTATATAGTTGATTATAGATATTTTTTAGAAAATGAACAGTTATTTAGTGATGACTGTGTGGCTTTTGTTATGAGTGATGAAAAAAGTATAGATATTGATAGCTATGAAGATATTATTAAGTGTGAAAAAGTGCTAACAAGATAA
- a CDS encoding ribose-phosphate pyrophosphokinase, with translation MRGYKIFSGTANVEFSKKISKYLSLPLSDVSIKRFSDGEISVQIGESVRGKDVFVIQPTCAPANENLMELLILSDALKRSSASSITAIIPYFGYARQDRKAAPRVPITAKLVANMLQTAGINRVATMDLHAGQIQGFFDIPVDNLYGSIVFMDYLKFKNLKNPIVASPDVGGVARARSLAKKIGLDMVIVDKRREEANKSEVMNIIGDVNGKDVILVDDMIDTAGTIVKAAAAFKERGATSVMAFCTHPVLSGKAYENLASGALDELVVTDTIPIKDEPGSEKIKIISVAPLFGEVIRRVYHDESVNSLFV, from the coding sequence ATGCGAGGCTATAAAATTTTCTCTGGGACTGCAAATGTTGAATTTTCTAAAAAAATTTCAAAATATCTATCTTTGCCATTAAGTGATGTTAGTATAAAAAGATTTAGTGATGGTGAGATAAGTGTTCAAATAGGGGAAAGTGTCCGCGGAAAGGATGTTTTTGTAATTCAGCCAACCTGTGCTCCTGCAAACGAAAATTTAATGGAACTTTTAATCTTAAGCGATGCGCTAAAAAGAAGTAGCGCAAGCTCAATAACTGCTATCATTCCATACTTTGGTTATGCAAGACAAGATAGAAAAGCAGCCCCAAGAGTTCCAATTACAGCAAAGCTTGTAGCAAATATGCTCCAAACTGCAGGCATTAATAGAGTTGCAACTATGGATTTGCACGCAGGGCAGATTCAAGGATTTTTTGATATTCCAGTTGATAACCTTTATGGTTCTATTGTTTTTATGGATTATTTGAAATTTAAAAATCTTAAAAACCCAATTGTAGCAAGTCCTGATGTTGGTGGTGTAGCAAGAGCTAGAAGTTTGGCTAAGAAAATAGGTCTTGATATGGTTATAGTAGATAAAAGACGCGAAGAAGCCAACAAGAGTGAAGTAATGAATATAATAGGCGATGTAAATGGAAAAGATGTTATCTTGGTTGATGATATGATTGACACTGCTGGAACTATAGTAAAAGCAGCAGCAGCATTTAAAGAAAGAGGGGCAACAAGTGTTATGGCATTTTGCACCCATCCTGTACTTAGTGGTAAAGCTTATGAAAATTTAGCAAGCGGGGCACTTGATGAGCTTGTTGTAACCGATACAATTCCTATAAAAGATGAACCAGGTAGTGAAAAGATAAAAATCATAAGCGTAGCACCGCTTTTTGGAGAAGTAATAAGAAGAGTTTATCACGACGAGAGCGTAAATAGTTTGTTTGTTTAA
- a CDS encoding glycosyltransferase family 2 protein: protein MYDVSIIVPIYNTEKYIEKCLVSLFEQDYKNIEYVFINDETMDNSMQILSNVLKRYPDRKEDVKIINNEKNYGSSMSRKIGIEASTGLYTIQIDSDDWCELDMISSLYNKAVSENADIVCCDFFENCMLKKVYVKEDYDIILEKDSIINSFFLGEIHPSLCNKLVKRNLYNSLDFPKGSFGEDLYISLQLFYFSDKISYLNSAFLHYNRVNLSSVTSRKNNINDIKEIFLKVKNFLESKEIYDKFKDAFHSKIFIMTITNYNGNFSKTINSISEDLNKLKYIYIAKVGFMKKIAFTIAFFGFDGLYFSIKRGWMGVKKGIKI, encoded by the coding sequence GTGTATGATGTAAGTATAATTGTTCCTATATATAATACAGAAAAATATATAGAAAAATGTTTAGTATCTTTATTTGAACAAGACTATAAAAATATAGAATATGTTTTTATAAATGATGAAACTATGGATAATAGTATGCAAATTTTATCTAATGTTTTAAAAAGATATCCCGACAGAAAAGAAGATGTAAAGATAATAAACAATGAAAAAAATTATGGTAGTTCTATGTCAAGAAAAATTGGCATAGAAGCTTCAACGGGACTTTACACTATACAAATTGATTCTGATGATTGGTGTGAGCTTGATATGATAAGTTCTTTATACAATAAAGCTGTAAGTGAAAATGCAGACATCGTATGTTGTGATTTTTTTGAGAATTGTATGCTAAAAAAGGTTTATGTAAAAGAAGACTATGATATTATATTGGAAAAAGATAGTATTATAAATTCATTTTTTTTAGGAGAGATACACCCTTCTCTTTGCAATAAACTAGTTAAAAGAAATCTATATAATAGTCTGGATTTTCCAAAGGGTAGCTTTGGTGAAGATTTATATATAAGCTTGCAGCTTTTTTATTTTTCAGATAAAATTTCGTATTTAAATAGTGCTTTTTTACATTATAATAGAGTAAATTTATCATCGGTAACATCTAGAAAAAATAATATCAATGATATTAAGGAAATTTTTTTAAAAGTTAAAAATTTTTTAGAATCAAAAGAGATTTATGATAAGTTCAAAGATGCTTTTCATTCCAAGATTTTTATAATGACAATAACTAATTATAATGGTAATTTTTCAAAAACAATAAATAGTATATCAGAGGATCTTAATAAACTTAAATATATCTATATAGCCAAAGTAGGTTTTATGAAAAAAATAGCTTTTACCATTGCATTTTTTGGTTTTGATGGCTTGTATTTTTCTATAAAAAGGGGCTGGATGGGTGTTAAAAAAGGTATTAAAATATGA
- a CDS encoding glycosyltransferase family 2 protein — translation MYDISIIVPIYNTEKYIEKCLVSLFEQDYDNIEYIFVNDKTMDNSMQILSNVLKRYPNREKHVKIINKLKNEGLGQARKTGFENSTGKYIIHIDSDDWCELDMISSLYSKAKEENADIVCCDYFENYSNKEIYVKQNLKNPIKNSTSLIYKYTLWPMVWLYLAKKDLYKNVEFADFSYAEDNYLTTQLFYCSKKSIHINFGYYHYNRANEHSLTKKYDIQKEIDGLRVLDTKLRIFFKKKNIWERYKSQHFSFIIRSIAPKAKMDFFKAIEEINPDANSVKHIIKDDNLGIIKKAFYSLIFIKMLWLFCLAQDLKTIFKKSKL, via the coding sequence GTGTATGATATAAGTATAATTGTTCCTATATATAATACAGAAAAATATATAGAAAAATGCTTAGTTTCATTGTTTGAACAGGATTATGATAATATAGAATATATATTTGTAAATGATAAAACTATGGATAATAGTATGCAAATTTTATCCAATGTATTAAAAAGATATCCTAATAGAGAAAAACATGTAAAAATAATAAATAAATTAAAAAATGAGGGCTTGGGACAGGCTAGAAAAACTGGTTTTGAAAACTCAACAGGAAAATATATAATACATATTGATTCTGATGATTGGTGTGAGCTTGATATGATAAGCTCCTTGTATTCTAAAGCAAAAGAAGAAAATGCGGATATAGTTTGCTGTGATTATTTTGAAAATTATAGTAATAAAGAAATTTATGTAAAACAAAATTTGAAAAATCCAATCAAAAATTCAACAAGCCTAATCTATAAATACACATTATGGCCTATGGTTTGGCTGTATTTGGCTAAAAAAGATTTATATAAAAATGTAGAATTTGCAGATTTTTCTTATGCTGAAGATAACTATCTTACAACCCAGCTTTTTTATTGTTCTAAAAAGTCAATACATATAAATTTTGGATATTATCACTACAATAGGGCAAATGAACACTCTCTTACAAAAAAATATGATATACAAAAAGAGATAGATGGGTTGAGAGTTTTAGATACAAAACTTAGAATATTTTTTAAAAAAAAGAATATTTGGGAAAGATATAAAAGCCAGCATTTTAGTTTTATAATAAGAAGCATAGCACCAAAGGCTAAAATGGACTTTTTCAAAGCCATTGAGGAAATAAATCCAGATGCAAATAGCGTTAAGCATATTATAAAAGATGATAATCTTGGTATTATAAAAAAAGCTTTTTATTCTTTAATATTTATTAAAATGCTTTGGCTTTTTTGTTTAGCGCAAGATTTAAAAACGATTTTTAAAAAGAGTAAATTATGA
- the mnmA gene encoding tRNA 2-thiouridine(34) synthase MnmA: protein MKILVAMSGGVDSSMVAKTLKDEGHEIIGCYMKLHDNPKYHEENIRKVKKVGEFLGIETKVLDLQKEFQSSVYNPFVEIYKNGKTPNPCALCNRTIKLGKLLEYALSLGCEKLATGHYVRVEDGLLKVARDLSKDQSYFLANTDPNSLKYMIFPLGNTLKSELKERAKKFPELEAIAGQKESSEICFVEKTYIDILQKHYDTDKPGLVKDLKGNVIGKHNGYMHYTIGKRKGFTVDVAHEPHYVLKINSKNNELIVGKKDELKQSEFELENLNKFTKLDDDFKGYVKIRYRSPMNKAKIIDHKVYLDEPAYGIASGQLAVFYDENDKVIASGFIK from the coding sequence TTGAAGATATTAGTAGCTATGAGTGGCGGTGTTGATTCATCAATGGTAGCAAAAACTTTAAAAGATGAAGGTCATGAAATAATAGGTTGTTATATGAAATTACATGATAATCCAAAGTATCATGAAGAAAATATAAGAAAAGTTAAAAAAGTTGGCGAGTTTTTAGGTATAGAAACTAAAGTTTTGGATTTGCAGAAAGAATTTCAATCATCTGTATATAATCCATTTGTAGAAATTTATAAAAATGGCAAAACACCAAATCCATGTGCATTATGCAATCGTACAATAAAACTTGGTAAACTGCTTGAGTATGCTTTATCTTTAGGCTGTGAGAAGTTAGCTACAGGACATTATGTAAGAGTTGAGGATGGGCTTTTAAAAGTTGCAAGAGATTTAAGTAAAGATCAAAGCTATTTTTTGGCAAATACTGACCCAAATTCATTAAAATATATGATTTTTCCACTTGGCAATACTTTAAAAAGTGAACTTAAAGAACGGGCTAAGAAATTTCCAGAGCTAGAAGCAATAGCTGGGCAAAAAGAAAGTAGTGAAATTTGCTTTGTAGAAAAGACATATATTGATATTTTACAAAAGCATTATGATACAGATAAACCTGGTTTGGTAAAAGATTTAAAGGGTAATGTTATTGGAAAACATAATGGCTATATGCATTATACGATTGGGAAAAGAAAAGGCTTTACAGTAGATGTAGCGCATGAACCACATTATGTACTAAAAATAAATTCAAAAAATAATGAATTAATAGTTGGAAAAAAAGATGAATTAAAACAAAGTGAGTTTGAATTGGAAAATTTAAACAAATTTACAAAACTAGATGATGATTTTAAAGGCTATGTAAAAATTCGTTATAGATCGCCTATGAATAAAGCAAAAATCATTGATCATAAGGTTTATCTAGATGAACCAGCTTACGGTATAGCAAGTGGGCAACTTGCAGTTTTCTATGATGAAAATGATAAGGTTATAGCAAGCGGGTTTATAAAATAA
- a CDS encoding N-acetylneuraminate synthase family protein: MKIQNRKIGKNYPPLVIAELGINHGGDLKTAMQMVDAAHKSGAEVIKHQTHIVDDEMSGAAKKVIPGNAKKSIYEIMQECALNEDDEIKLKEYIESKGMIFISTPFSRAAANRLEKMNISAYKIGSGECNNYPLIEHIAQFKKPMIISTGMNNINSIRKTVEILQKYSIEYALLHTTNLYPTPPHLVRLGAMVEMMREFPDAIIGLSDHTTSNLACFGAVALGACILERHFTDSMQRKGPDIINSMDPRALKELIEGSKELALMRGGKKEAAKEEQVTIDFAFASVVSIKDIKKGEKFSKENIWVKRPGIGEIKAEFYKDLIGKVCKNDIKNDTLISWKDIDE, from the coding sequence ATGAAAATACAAAATAGAAAAATAGGCAAAAATTATCCGCCACTTGTTATAGCCGAGTTGGGTATAAATCATGGTGGGGATTTGAAAACTGCAATGCAAATGGTTGATGCAGCTCATAAAAGTGGAGCAGAGGTTATTAAACATCAAACCCATATTGTTGATGATGAGATGAGTGGGGCTGCAAAAAAAGTCATACCTGGGAATGCAAAAAAATCAATATATGAAATAATGCAAGAGTGTGCATTAAATGAAGATGATGAGATTAAGCTTAAAGAATATATAGAGTCAAAAGGAATGATTTTTATAAGCACACCTTTTTCAAGAGCGGCTGCTAATAGACTTGAAAAAATGAATATAAGCGCTTATAAAATAGGTTCGGGCGAATGTAATAATTATCCTTTAATAGAACATATTGCACAATTTAAAAAACCAATGATAATAAGCACGGGTATGAATAATATAAATTCCATTAGAAAAACTGTTGAAATTTTGCAAAAATATAGTATTGAGTATGCACTTTTGCATACAACAAATTTATACCCAACTCCACCACATTTAGTAAGACTTGGTGCTATGGTTGAGATGATGAGAGAATTTCCAGATGCAATTATTGGTTTATCAGATCACACTACATCAAATTTAGCTTGTTTTGGTGCTGTTGCACTTGGTGCTTGTATTTTAGAGAGACATTTTACAGATTCTATGCAAAGAAAAGGACCTGATATAATAAACTCAATGGATCCAAGAGCTTTAAAAGAGTTAATTGAAGGCAGTAAAGAACTTGCTTTAATGAGAGGCGGAAAAAAAGAAGCAGCAAAAGAAGAGCAAGTTACTATTGATTTTGCCTTTGCTAGTGTTGTTAGTATTAAAGATATTAAAAAAGGTGAAAAATTTAGTAAAGAAAATATTTGGGTAAAACGACCAGGAATTGGCGAGATAAAAGCTGAGTTTTACAAAGATTTAATAGGAAAAGTATGTAAAAATGATATAAAAAATGATACACTTATATCATGGAAAGATATAGATGAATAA